A stretch of Anaeromyxobacter dehalogenans 2CP-1 DNA encodes these proteins:
- a CDS encoding response regulator codes for MEQSGVRVLLVEDDDDNRELMAEVLTASGCLVLSAASGQEGLKTLSEHSIDVVVTDVGMPGMGGLEMARAAKAIAPTVPVVIVTGWAERDDIARARGRDVDAVLIKPVDPDALTAAVNDAVQTHGRA; via the coding sequence ATGGAGCAGAGCGGGGTACGGGTCCTCCTCGTCGAGGACGACGACGACAACCGGGAGCTGATGGCGGAGGTGCTCACCGCCTCCGGGTGCCTGGTCCTGTCCGCCGCGAGCGGGCAGGAGGGGCTGAAGACCCTGTCCGAGCACTCGATCGACGTGGTGGTCACCGACGTCGGCATGCCCGGCATGGGCGGGCTGGAGATGGCCCGGGCGGCGAAGGCCATCGCGCCCACCGTCCCGGTGGTCATCGTCACCGGCTGGGCGGAGCGCGACGACATCGCGCGGGCGCGCGGCCGCGACGTGGACGCGGTGCTCATCAAGCCGGTGGACCCGGACGCGCTCACCGCCGCAGTGAACGACGCGGTGCAGACGCACGGGCGCGCGTAG
- a CDS encoding SCP2 sterol-binding domain-containing protein: protein MAVSTVKEVFEQHIPAKLQAKPDVVTRIAAVYQFNISGPGGGTWGVDCTAPGGKVSEGAPASPKCTVAATEQDFLNIVNGKLNPQMAFMSGKLKIQGDMGLAMKLQQILV, encoded by the coding sequence ATGGCAGTGTCCACCGTGAAGGAAGTCTTCGAGCAGCACATCCCGGCGAAGCTCCAGGCGAAGCCGGACGTCGTCACCCGGATCGCGGCGGTCTACCAGTTCAACATCAGCGGTCCCGGCGGCGGCACCTGGGGCGTGGACTGCACCGCGCCGGGCGGGAAGGTGAGCGAGGGCGCGCCCGCCAGCCCGAAGTGCACGGTCGCCGCGACCGAGCAGGACTTCCTGAACATCGTGAACGGCAAGCTCAACCCGCAGATGGCGTTCATGTCCGGGAAGCTGAAGATCCAGGGCGACATGGGCCTCGCCATGAAGCTGCAGCAGATCCTGGTCTGA